In Ipomoea triloba cultivar NCNSP0323 chromosome 15, ASM357664v1, one genomic interval encodes:
- the LOC116006621 gene encoding protein root UVB sensitive 6: MKLKPPSNSASQTLTATTSSHDARLLVRETLRISANLASAPPSSVPTEPLLLDTSSRLLCCEEIDGRMWKYFPDGSVSCGAMQPKKKSSIRAVGLHSPQTPIDDLMAFVRSYVVPEGFPDSVMPSYVPYMSWRALKYFCGGAMSVFTTQTLLGSVGVSKNRATQSAVAINWILKDGAGRVGKMLFARQGKKFDYDLKQLRFTGDLLMQLGAAVELATSAFPQLFLPLACAANVAKNVAAVTSTSTRTPIYKAFAKGENIGDVTAKGECVANLADLLGTGMSIMISKRNPSLVTTFSILSFGYLFSSYQEVKSVVLCTLNRARFTVAVESFLKTGGVPTLKEGNSMEKVCNFPWKNQRPIVLGPRFKEAFQDPDSYLAVKPIFEREQYIVTYNPSKRNVYALLKNQAKSDDVLKAAFHAHILLHFINSSNYQSSSGKEMQGDLSFSLASSADLHAHVAESYEMVSALYAPFKSKAKEQGWVMSESLLNPGRARLCDLAE, from the exons ATGAAGCTCAAGCCTCCTTCCAACTCCGCCTCTCAAACCCTAACGGCCACCACCTCGTCTCATGACGCCCGCCTCCTCGTCCGCGAGACGCTCCGGATTAGCGCCAATCTCGCCTCCGCGCCTCCTTCCTCCGTCCCAACGGAGCCGCTGCTGCTTGATACCAGCTCCAGATTGCTGTGCTGCGAGGAGATCGACGGCCGCATGTGGAAATACTTCCCGGATGGCAGTGTCAGTTGCGGGGCGATGCAACCGAAGAAGAAGAGCTCGATTCGTGCTGTTGGATTGCACAGTCCTCAAACTCCCATAGAT GATTTGATGGCATTCGTGAGATCTTATGTGGTTCCGGAAGGGTTCCCGGATAGTGTTATGCCTTCTTATGTGCCATACATGAGTTGGAGGGCTCTAAAG TACTTTTGTGGAGGAGCAATGAGTGTTTTTACAACACAAACACTCTTAGGTTCAGTTGGAGTATCCAAAAATAGAGCTACCCAGAGTGCTGTAGCTATCAACTGGATACTCAAG GATGGTGCAGGCCGGGTTGGAAAGATGCTTTTTGCCCGTCAAGGAAAGAAATTTGATTATGATCTAAAACAG CTTAGGTTCACAGGGGATCTCCTTATGCAGTTGGGTGCTGCTGTAGAACTGGCAACTTCTGCTTTTCCGCAGCTTTTtcttcctttagcctgtgcagcCAATGTGGCCAAG aatGTTGCTGCAGTCACATCAACATCAACTCGTACTCCTATATACAAGGCCTTTGCTAAAGGAGAAAACATTGGTGATGTAACTGCTAAAGGAGAGTGTGTGGCCAATCTTGCCGATTTG CTTGGCACTGGGATGAGCATCATGATATCCAAAAGAAACCCATCCTTAGTGACTACATTTTCCATCCTTTCATTTGGTTATCTTTTCAGCTCTTACCAAGAG GTAAAATCTGTTGTATTGTGTACTCTAAATCGTGCAAGATTTACTGTTGCAGTTGAATCCTTCCTGAAGACAG GTGGAGTTCCTACATTGAAGGAGGGAAATTCAATGGAAAAAGTATGCAACTTCCCATGGAAAAATCAGAGACCTATTGTTCTTG GACCAAGATTCAAAGAGGCGTTTCAAGATCCTGATTCATATCTTGCAGTGAAGCCTATTTTTGAG AGGGAACAGTATATAGTGACGTACAATCCTTCGAAGAGGAATGTATATGCATTGCTCAAGAATCAAGCAAAATCTGATGATGTACTCAAAGCGGCTTTCCAT GCACATATTCTTCTGCACTTCATCAATTCTTCCAATTATCAGTCTTCGTCCGGGAAAGAAATGCAGGGTGATCTCTCTTTTTCCTTGGCATCCAGTGCTGATCTTCATGCTCATGTTGCAGAATCTTATGAAATGGTCTCAGCTCTGTATGCACCTTTCAAGAGTAAGGCCAAAGAACAG GGGTGGGTAATGTCAGAATCACTGCTTAATCCTGGTCGAGCTCGCCTATGTGATTTGGCTGAATAA
- the LOC116006622 gene encoding zinc-finger homeodomain protein 3-like, with product MEIPSSHEDGEMPIPINSTYGHGQHMIMHHHEPPNNNHIIIPPSSNGPPIADHPPAAYNNSQSQLVITTSKKMVRYRECLKNHAASMGGNATDGCGEFMPSGEEGSLEALTCSACNCHRNFHRKEVEGEPLPPLSLPCDCYHHNSIKRKVFVGHHKALPGPEPPLGGGGGYPRAAAAAVPHQMIMSYNMATLLQPSESDEHEEQRPPHQLCVKKRFRTKFTQEQKDKMLSFAERVGWKIQKQEESVVQQFCQEVGVKRRVLKVWMHNNKHNLAKKTNNPNPNPNPPQIQL from the coding sequence ATGGAAATTCCGTCAAGTCATGAAGATGGAGAAATGCCAATTCCGATAAACAGCACATATGGGCATGGGCAGCACATGATAATGCATCATCATGAGCCCCCAAATAATAATCACATAATAATCCCACCTTCCTCCAATGGCCCCCCAATTGCTGATCACCCACCTGCTGCATACAACAACAGCCAAAGCCAATTGGTGATCACCACCAGCAAGAAGATGGTGAGGTACAGAGAGTGTCTGAAGAACCATGCTGCTTCCATGGGCGGCAATGCCACTGATGGGTGTGGTGAGTTCATGCCCAGTGGTGAAGAGGGCAGTCTTGAGGCTCTCACTTGCTCAGCCTGCAACTGCCATAGAAATTTCCACAGGAAAGAGGTTGAAGGTGAGCCACTCCCTCCTCTATCTCTGCCCTGTGACTGCTACCACCATAACAGCATCAAGAGGAAAGTCTTTGTGGGCCACCACAAGGCATTGCCAGGGCCTGAGCCTCCTTTGGGAGGAGGAGGAGGGTACCctagagcagcagcagcagcagtacCCCATCAGATGATCATGTCCTACAACATGGCCACCCTGCTACAGCCATCAGAGTCAGATGAGCATGAAGAACAACGCCCACCACACCAGCTCTGCGTCAAGAAGAGATTCAGGACAAAGTTCACCCAGGAACAGAAGGACAAAATGCTGAGCTTTGCTGAGAGAGTAGGGTGGAAGATACAGAAACAAGAGGAATCAGTGGTGCAACAATTCTGCCAAGAAGTTGGAGTCAAGAGAAGGGTCCTCAAGGTTTGGATGCACAACAATAAGCACAACCTTGCCAAGAAAACCAACAATCCCAATCCCAATCCCAATCCTCCTCAAATTCAACTCTAG
- the LOC116005782 gene encoding uncharacterized protein LOC116005782 has translation MDCPHPSASSELKTLGSFFKPQKSRKPKIVPQTSSCVFRDELDKKPPPPHCKKANKKQVKFDLKPSEHQSADPEYGSDRRRRERENNGGGGGGGGVVRVKVLMRREEANRLLSRCGEGGALTFMDVADELKHIPLNHITVISSSPPSSLSVCDDKGDQSSGRLLSP, from the exons ATGGATTGCCCCCATCCATCTGCTTCCTCAGAG ttgaaaaCCCTGGGTTCCTTCTTCAAACCACAGAAATCAAGAAAACCCAAAATTGTTCCTCAAACTTCTAGTTGTGTGTTTAGAGATGAGCTAGACAAGAAGCCGCCGCCACCACACTGCAAGAAAGCTAATAAGAAGCAAGTCAAATTTGATTTGAAGCCATCAGAACACCAAAGCGCAGATCCAGAATACGGTTCCGACCGCCGCCGCCGCGAGAGGGAGAataacggcggcggcggcggcggaggaggggTGGTGAGAGTGAAGGTGTTGATGAGGAGAGAAGAAGCGAACAGGTTACTGTCAAGGTGTGGAGAAGGAGGGGCTCTTACGTTCATGGATGTTGCTGATGAGCTTAAACATATTCCCCTCAATCACATTACAgtgatttcttcttctcctccttcttctCTTTCTGTTTGCGATGATAAAGGCGACCAGAGTTCTGGTCGCCTTCtttctccgtga